One Nicotiana sylvestris chromosome 12, ASM39365v2, whole genome shotgun sequence genomic window carries:
- the LOC104244842 gene encoding cuscuta receptor 1-like, with translation MGNMNFWLWVVFLMISAANGCWEEERNALLELHANMMSSNGGILAWGESGFVDCCSCYRVKCSLATGRVIKLDLRQARFGSMYGWNFNASLFLPFKSLQVLILSQNYITGWTKIEGFDKLSHLTNLKVLDLQHNYLHPSVLSSVCWISSLEVLRLGGFTGGPTTGKGSAKCPGLSNLRVLLLEGYGINDISVLSALGLLHILDGRI, from the exons ATGGGGAATATGAATTTTTGGTTGTGGGTGGTTTTTCTGATGATAAGTGCGGCAAATGGTTGTTGGGAGGAAGAGAGAAATGCTCTCTTGGAGCTGCACGCAAACATGATGAGTTCAAATGGAGGAATCTTAGCGTGGGGTGAGAGCGGTTTTGTagattgttgttcttgttatcgGGTAAAATGCAGCTTAGCAACAGGTCGAGTGATCAAACTAGATCTCAGACAAGCAAGGTTTGGATCAATGTACGGTTGGAATTTTAATGCCTCTCTGTTTCTTCCATTCAAATCGCTGCAAGTTCTTATATTGTCTCAAAATTATATTACAGGGTGGACAAAAATCGAAG GATTTGACAAGTTGTCGCATTTGACTAACTTGAAAGTGCTCGATTTGCAGCATAATTACCTCCATCCAAGTGTTTTATCATCTGTGTGTTGGATTTCATCTCTTGAGGTTCTAAGATTAGGTGGTTTCACGGGTGGACCTACAACGG GCAAAGGCAGTGCGAAATGTCCAGGTTTGAGCAATCTAAGGGTGCTCTTGTTGGAAGGTTATGGAATAAATGACATCAGTGTCCTTTCTGCATTGG GCTTGCTACACATATTGGACGGAAGAATTTAG
- the LOC104228288 gene encoding cuscuta receptor 1-like, whose protein sequence is MYKPSEIPSFLHYQYDLRILAIDRNQLPGNFPTWLLENNTRLGGLCARDNALIGPLELPSTSLPHLHTIDVSNNKLNGHISTNVSSAFPNLTILNISQNLLEGPINSKVSGIHLRILDLSQNFLSGGVPSDLTSSPTLFYLRLSNNRLKGQIFLKDFRSGTLSFLYLNGNNFEGPLPSNIFLRAFIVLDASNNNFSGEIPKWIRDNSRILQLDFSKNQLEGSIPVEICNLKSIKWIRFLSWISSTRHYHITHGLPSDFNYIDVDTRVRFSTKRNSYNYKGSILKYMSGIDLSSNRLTGEIPIELGNLSKIHALNLSHNHLIGRIPESFSYLHEVESLDLSYNSLNESIPVGLLELHPLAVFSVAYNNLSSRVPDFKGQFGTFDKSSYESDLDSMESFYVGFGMSYGAILLGLAAALCFNPYWRRAWFRLVGALMLTSYNFLLDNVVSPFKNCW, encoded by the exons ATGTATAAACCTTCAGAAATTCCTTCTTTCCTTCACTACCAGTATGACTTAAGAATTCTTGCTATTGATAGAAATCAATTGCCAGGAAACTTTCCAACTTGGTTGTTAGAGAATAACACCAGACTTGGAGGACTTTGTGCTAGAGATAATGCTTTAATTGGACCGTTGGAGTTGCCATCAACTTCTCTTCCCCATCTACATACTATTGATGTTTCTAATAACAAACTAAATGGACATATTTCAACAAACGTAAGTTCAGCCTTCCCAAACCTTACTATTCTGAACATATCACAAAATTTGTTGGAAGGCCCTATAAATTCCAAGGTTAGCGGCATTCATTTACGAATTCTAGACCTATCTCAAAATTTCTTGTCGGGAGGAGTTCCTAGTGATCTGACTAGTTCTCCAACATTGTTCTACCTTCGGCTGTCAAACAACAGGTTGAAAGGGCAAATATTTTTGAAGGATTTCAGATCAGGTACACTATCTTTTTTGTATTTGAATGGCAATAACTTTGAGGGACCACTACCTAGTAACATTTTTCTTAGAGCCTTTATTGTACTGGATGCTAGCAACAATAATTTCTCTGGAGAGATTCCAAAATGGATTAGAGATAATTCAAGAATCTTACAACTTGATTTTTCCAAAAATCAACTTGAAGGCTCGATTCCAGTTGAAATTTGCAATTTGAAGAGCATTAAG TGGATACGGTTCTTGTCCTGGATAAGTTCGACAAGGCACTACCACATTACTCATGGACTACCAAGTGACTTCAATTACATCGATGTGGACACTCGGGTGCGATTTTCAACAAAAAGAAACTCATATAATTATAAAGGAAGCATTCTAAAATACATGTCAGGTATTGATCTATCAAGTAATAGATTAACTGGTGAAATTCCCATTGAGCTGGGGAATTTGAGCAAAATACATGCGTTGAATCTATCACACAACCATCTCATTGGAAGAATTCCAGAAAGTTTCTCATACTTACATGAAGTTGAGAGTTTAGATCTTTCCTACAACAGCTTGAATGAGAGTATCCCTGTTGGTCTACTTGAGCTACATCCTTTGGCGGTGTTCAGCGTGGCATACAATAACTTATCTAGTAGAGTACCAGACTTTAAAGGTCAATTCGGAACATTCGACAAAAGCAGCTATGAATCTGACTTGGATTCTATGGAAAGTTTCTACGTCGGCTTTGGCATGTCTTATGGAGCAATCTTGCTGGGATTAGCTGCAGCACTCTGCTTCAATCCTTATTGGAGAAGAGCATGGTTTAGGCTTGTTGGGGCATTGATGCTCACTTCTTACAATTTTCTCTTAGACAATGTTGTTAGCCCTTTCAAGAATTGTTGGTGA